In the genome of Anabrus simplex isolate iqAnaSimp1 chromosome 2, ASM4041472v1, whole genome shotgun sequence, the window TGGCATCAACATTCTGAACATTTGAAGATATGGTGTTATGATGCGTCAGATATTGTTTAAATGTTCACTTTCCTCTGTACACCAGCATGAGGTATGAGTTGTCTTCACCTACTCCTGACAATGCCACACAGTCTTATAGTTATTCATCTATGTGGAAACTTCCTATTGCTATCTTCATCTAGTCAAATGGTACATAAGGTGAAAAACTCAGGTGGACCACCCTATATACTTTTTCTTTCATGCTTAACCATAGCTCTGAAAAATATCTTAATATTTGCTATTCTTGTTATAGTGCTTGGTATTTTTTCCCTCTAATTGGAATGTTTCTTAAATTTGCCATGATAACAGGTGCGCATTATACAGAGAAGTTGGCGAGCCTACAAGATGCGTATGGGAGTACACAGGATGAGCAGTGCTTATAGAAAATACAAAAACTGGGAATCAAAGGAACGCCAGAGATTTGAAGAGGAGAGGAGTCAGTTCCAAAAGCAACAACTTTCTCATAAAACATTTCCATGCACAAAATCTGATTTTGCTCTGCTCTATAACATGGTTGAACGATGGAGAACTAAGGAATTAAAACGTATTGCTGAAATGAAACCTGAAGCTGCAAAAAAAGCAGAGTTTTGTGCTCTTCTTGAGGAAGAGATACAACTTCTAACAGCTATAGAGCAGCATAGAATTAAATTGAAAGAGGAAAGACTGGAAAAGAGAGATTTACAGCTTATTAATAAGgtatgttattttattatttataactaCATTAGTATGGAATTCTGTTTTGACTGTCTTATTATCAGTACTTTCTCATGGGGGAAGATTCCTGCTACATAAACAGTCTTATCACTTGATAGGAGTATAATATTTATCTCTTCAATTGTTTAGCAAAGAGTAAGATTTTGTTACAATCTTTTCACACAATCCACTTTTCTCCCACCAAGCGATTGTTGaaatattggtttttttttttttaactctacaAATGTGCTTGGTATTTAATAGTATGCGTACAATAAGTGGCCAGGGGAGTCATTGTTGAGTCACTCAATTCCCACTCACTTTTGACAATTTTTGTGAGTATAAATTttaaatttgttaagaatgaagccattccttttcagtatccattcatttttctttttcagtaTGCATTCATTTTCTAtaacttactagctgatgtacccatgcttcgctatggaattctacattgtacacgaaATTCTAGTGTAcgcattgtgagcaagattgtattaaattgcatagctgttaacgttaccctagaaccgcgacggggaagtcaccaaacatctttcatcatatgaagactgagttagagaattttcactgtaatggtagacccgcttgcataccatcatcacaatcaggttggggagttttcatcataatggtATACACCCACTCTCCACTtgcttttttacatccttagaaagactgtcttagtggttttcccaactgaaatgaacatacattaaaatgacgtcagtaggaatggcgcgattaaaagcaatgctttcatatggaatactcgatcaaatgaaccaccacacattttctcacatttaacgaacaggactacactgccgatctaacagtccaaagttccagagctggattgaccaagctgcagacagccacgtgaacactcttcgtctttcttcagcagggagagggtcgaatattggagactcccagggcaaaaaatatgcccttttactaatctgtttcctaggagtaccctatgagtcagaaaatatcaattcactacactggtggcggaaaaatctatctgacttggaggcaaatttttcctcccagccagaggagaaaccccctcttcactgataatttggaataaaatgaatataggaagaagcttttcttaagaaacggctcctttcagggttgaactttgagttatgtagtgaattgtgctgctataatttcgAATAGGCCTATATTGttgttctagaccaggccatactactactagtattgctaagtcagcctctgccttaagtatgaacactgcccattcaaaacagtgtgtcagagtagggatcgaatatctggaatactatgaagaaccagtgtgttacgtaccagctgtatcagaaaatgtatgaaccagaggaatggcatgctaaagaagatagtTTTCTAACTCCCGGGCTATTTCCCACCATTATTCattcaggctattatactcggtatgcagcagtaatcccatctatcggagttgagaggcagcataagagacaaagaacatcacaacaaacaatggtcaagtcaatgtaatgttattgttgatcaatgttatgcgctttcgatattgtaggccttcacatttagttttcatccgactctgaaataccactcatcatagtcggtacggtaaaacgaatgatcggaaattattctctgtaacttttgttatgtagtacttttctataggaccaaaaacataggtatttaaaaattaaattttaggcgccttcctctaaactaccattacaaccagggtgaataaaattgtttatagcttagactgtagtttcttattccccgactctatattccgattttcattaaattctgttaacccattttctcgtggctcggtgtctatggacttagcaacaaaaatacaaattcatgaattatcatagctggtatggtaaaaatgtataaaacataaatggccggaaatttaattctacataactttggttatgtagtatttatcgatacgatcactaataatataaatatttgagaattaaattttaggctttcccctaaactactgtTTCACTCaaagtgaataaaatgatttatagcctagattgtggtgacttattctccgactttgtatactaATTTTTATTagtataggaccactaataacattaatatttgaaaattaaattttaggccttcccctaaactaccatttctatcattgtgaataaaattatttatagcttagattgtagcgacatattccccaacattgcataccaattttcattaaattctctttagccgttttccagTGATGCGTTACATacataacagacagacagaaattacggaaaagtaaaaagtgcattaccttgttcctgtggacatgaccgatacagaaataccattcttttcaaattctgagcaatgtacagacaaaactctttattttataaatatagataaGCTAAATATGTGCTAATGTTGCATTAGTTCTtacaaattaccgagctcgatagctgcagtcgcttaagtgcggccagtgtccagtattcaggagatagtaggttcgaaccccactgtcggcagcccttaagatggttttccgtggtttcccattttcacaccaggcaaatgctggggctgtaccacggccacggccgcttccttcccactcctagccccttcctgtcccatcatcgccataagacctatctgtgtcggtgtgacgtaaagcaaaaaaaaaaaaaaaaaaatgttcttacaaattgtacaaaattgtgttgattatcctcTTAGTCAATACTTAATATTACATTCAGTTAAGATGAAATTTTAGATAGACATTTTTCGACCCAGCATAGGGTCATCCTTagtaatatatataattataataaactaaaaacattagacacacaatatgaagtgcttgttaaaggattttcttaaaaaaacatgatgaaaattTAAAATATGGTAATTAAAGCAGTTTTTGTGCTGGAGGCACTTCTGTTTTAATATTCTCGTTGTCCCTTGATGCAGTTCAACTGATATCTGTACACTGTCGACTTAAGTATTGTGTTCAGTCATAGGCTGACATATGTAAGTTGTTACTGAAGGCGAACCGTCTGTTTTCTAGTGTTACGTGGTGACAGGAAGAAATGTGTTCAGGGGAGTAACTTTATTTTGTTGGAGAAGGAGATAATTGTTAATTTAATTTCTAAATATGGGAGCATTATAGAATGTTGAAGGACAGATGGAATATccctagaagaaaaaaaaaacatggaatgtGTTGGCGGACAAATTTAATAGCCACTTGAATGTGACCACGCTGTCagtgaagcaaataaaatactTGTATGACAATTTTAAAAGGAGTGCAAAAAACAGATTATTCGACGAACAAGTTGGAGCGGTACAAGACTGGAGGTGGTACATTTGTTCCAGTATCCACAGAGACATCGTTGAAGATCATTGCTTTAATCGGCAATCGAGTTGAGCCTCTTTGTAATGACGATGACTGTGATGCAGGATATCACGGTAAGCCACCATAATTCATTTAGTATGAGTTATTAGAGATTCGTTATATGAAATGATGctttggttttaaagcattcttgttaCTGTGTGAGATATCACTTTCCTATTACCATTGAGGTTTTTAAGCTGAACCTGATTAACTGGACAGATCATTAACAATTAGCACCAACAATACCAGAAATTTGGCTTACCATGTTATAGATGGTGTAGGCCACATGTGAATTTGAGCTCCCTTCCTTTGAATATATATTTGAATACAAATATTTCTTGGAATATTAGTTTGTATATCTGTTCTACAATTTACAACATTGGTACGGTTTATAATTTCAGGAGATATTGATCCGGTCATAAGCACATCTTCAGGTGAGATTTTGCCTCCAGCACCCACAGCTGAACTACAGAAGGACAGCCACAGTCAAAGTAATGCTATCAGAGAAGAGGAGCATCTAGACCCTGGCAGATCTGTAAGTAGCTTACCATTGTAATACTTGATTGCTGTCAAATGTTGAGAGTTACATTTCAGTTCTGTGAACCTTATGCCTGCTATGGGCCTATTAACTTAACATTCCTGACACCCATATTGCTTTGAATTTTCTTGTGAACTAACTAGCTTAGGCGGGTTACAAATTTCTGAGTCTCGGCGCTAGTACATTGTTCATTGTAAAGGATGACTGTAATTATGTGAATGTCTATTCAAGACTTGCTGATAAAGTGAAAGGTTAGCTAGTCTAAATTTCTGAACAATTTGAGTTTGTGCAGATTCAGTATGAGCACAATATTATAATGTGATTAGTTGTAAATAAGTAAGTTTATGCTTTGATTTTAAATTAATTGATTTCTGGGGTGCTTTGATGGAAGGCTTAAGGATGCATCATGTTACTGGCACACGCTACAGACGCTCAAAAGTATCTAGGTTTGGAGGCAACTTTTCAAGAATCTAATCCATCCTCCCGATTCAAAAAGAATGATGCTATGCTTTCTACATGTGTTCGCAGTCCACAACATCTTGCGAACATTCCTCTTGTGAAGCACAGGACTGGAGCTGCTTCCATCAAAATTGTCATAATTCCAAAGTCTAGAAGCCGACACTAATCTAACTTCACACTTCAGAAACTGTTAACAGATTACTTCCATCTACCAGTAATACGAATACTATAATACAGTACGTTTAAAGATAAAACTAATGGCTGGATGTAGTGCTGTGCAAAGTTTAAGAAGGTGCGATGGAGGAGCAGgatttcacttttgtaacatgtgtGCAACATCTTTTTATAATTTCTTCCCATGTACTGTATACTGGCTCTTCTTTGTTAATACAGTATGAGCATAACTGCTTGTTTGCAAAGTGAAATAGAACAAAACCTGGTTTAGGAATTCTTCAAAACCAGACTAAATATTATTTACACTTGAATAGAATTTTTTTGGTGTTGTTATCCCTTTGAATTATGTTTTCTCtttctgtaaaaaaaaattacttattcGTAAAATTATAactaactagcaattacccgcggcttcgctcatgTGGATTTTGTAATTTCATCAAAGTAATTGTTCCCCGCCATTGTCTGAAAATCTGAAAATATTAtgtgaaaattcctaaagtataaaaacttgcccaaaaattgagtttcatttaccccagaaattctttgtaaaccatgtttatggtattaccttttggggctaagacgaccctgcaacatagaactgtacatgtgagaagcagtcttctctcaagtcgaaaaaataaatgcatgtttctttatttttagaggagattccaaatacctatgcccacatctgtaacatcttcagtttttgagatatacataagtatccccataaaaagaattcaaccctttaaTCACTCCTTCCCCC includes:
- the LOC136864282 gene encoding uncharacterized protein: MTILKGVQKTDYSTNKLERYKTGGGTFVPVSTETSLKIIALIGNRVEPLCNDDDCDAGYHGDIDPVISTSSGEILPPAPTAELQKDSHSQSNAIREEEHLDPGRSELGRPSTSKWRRDEVARCRKNIADLAESSASLY